The genomic interval AAGCTCATTTTCGACTTCGGCAACGACGCCTCGCTCAAGCTCATCGCCGACTACAAGAACATGGACGACACCGCCGCGATCATCGAGGTGCCCTATCCCGGAACGGTGCTGGCGTTCGAGCCGGGCGTGGTCGGCCCCGACAATTACTACAATTCCCGCGGCAACTATCCGAACGTGCAGCACATGACCGACGGCGGCCTCTCCGCCGATCTGCGCTTCAAGGTAGGCGATCTGTCGGTCCGCAGCATCACCGGCTACCGCGCCGGCATCGACAACTTCCAGTTCGACGCGGATCGCACGCCGGTGCCGGCCTTCGACATCAACGTCAAGGAACGCGACCACAATTTCAGCCAGGAAGTGCAGGTGCTCTCGCCGGAGGACGGCCCGTTCAAATGGGTGCTCGGCGCCTACTATTTCCACAACTACAACGGCGCTCTTCCGTTCACGCTCCACTTCCAGGGCCCCTTCGCGCCCGGACCGACCGATCTCGGCCACGAGTTCATCTCGGCCGTCGAGACGACCAACTCCTTCGCCGGCTTCGGACAGGCGACCTGGGAGATCCTGCCGGGAACCCATCTGACCGGAGGCCTGCGCTACACCACCGAGAAGCGGCAGCTCTTCGGTTCGGATACCGGCACCCTGAACGACGGAACGCCGGAGACGTTCTCGACCGCGAACGGCACCGGGCCGCACACCATCACCTTCGGCAATTGGAGCTTCCGGGGCGCCCTCGATCATCAGTTCACGGACGATATCATGGGCTATATCTCGTTCGACCGCGGCTTCAAGAGCGGCGGCTACAACATTTCGTCGCTGACCAATCCGGCGTTCAAGCCCGAGCAACTCGACGCCTATCAGGCCGGCCTGAAGACGGAGCTGTTCGATCACCGTCTGCGCCTGAACGCGGCCGCGTTCTATTACGACTACAGGAACGTGCAGGTGGTGACGTTCACGTTCGTCTCGCAGATCACCAATGGCGCGGCGGCGGAGATGTACGGCATCGATGCCGATTTCGAAGCGCAGATCGACGACCATCTCAGCCTGACCGGCGGCCTGTCGCTGCTGCACTCGGTATTCACCAACTACAAGAATGCCGTGTTCACCGTGCCGCTCGGCGGCGGCGCCTATTCGCTGATTTCGGGCGACGCCACGGGCAACCGCACGCCGTTCTCCGAGCCGGTCCAGGCCTCGCTCGGCGTCGACTACACCGTCGATACCGACATGGGCGGCCTTCTGTTCAACGTGACGGATTCCTACAACTCCGACTATTACTACGAAGCGGACAACAACATGCGGCAGCCGGCGTACAACATGCTCAACGCGTCCGCGACGTTGACGCTGCCGGGCGACAAGTACAGCGTCAAATTGTGGGGCACCAATCTGCTCGACAAGCGAGTCGGCACCTACGCGGCCAGCCAGGCGCTGGGCCTCCTCGTCAGCTACGGAACCGCGCCGCGTCTGTTTGGTATCACGCTCGATGCCAAGCTTTAGCGACGGTGGGAGCGGCGGCCGTCTGCCGCCGCTCGTCCCTTGAAGAGCGTTGCGAGTTGAGTTCGACAAGAAGCTTGCGGATGGAAGGCTAGAGGCATGTCTCTTCAGAGCGGACGGATCACCGTTCAAAAGGTCGACGAACTCGGGGCTGTGCTGCTGCCGATGACGCGGGCCTTTCCGGACGTGACGCGCGAGGACTTGCGCCATACCCGCGAATGGTACACCGAAGGCTCGACCGGCGACGACCCCGCCACGGCCATCGTCGGCGTCCCCTTCCACAGTTTCGTGCTGAAGGTCGAGGGCAAGAACATCCTCATCGACACCTGCAACGGCAACCACAAGACCCGCAGCGATGCGACGCCCTGGAACAACGATCTGAACCTGCCCTATCTGGAGAACCTCGAGGCCGTCGGGCTCGCGCCGGAGGACATCGACGTGGTGCTCTGCACCCATCTGCATTTCGATCACGTCGGCTGGAACACCCGCCTCGAGAACGGCAGATGGGTTCCGACCTTTCCCAAGGCGCGCTATCTGTTCACGCGCGCCGATTACGAATTCTTCGACAAGAACCACGAGGAGCCGCTTCATCTGGCCTCGTTCGAGGACAGCATCCTGCCGGTCGTGGAGCATGGGCTGGCGGATCTGGTCGAGACGGATCACGTCGTCGAGCACGAAATCGGAAACGGCGTGTGGCTCGAGGGAACCCCGGGACATTCTCCGGGAAGCTGCGTCGTCCATGCCAAGCGGGGCGGCGACCAGCTCGTCTTCTCGGGCGACACCTTCCACCATCCGCTGGAACTGACCCGGCCGGACATTCTGTTCTTCGGCGATCTCGATCACGGCCTGGCGGCGGCGACGCGCCGAAAGATGTTCGAGCGCTATGCGGACACGTCGACGCTGTTTCTGCCCGCGCATTTCGGCGGCGCGTCGGCGGGACGCATCCAAAGGCATCGTCACGGATTCAAGTTCGACTATCTCGATCCGGCGACTTTCAAGGCGACGTGAGCGTGTCACCGCGGGTGATCGTCACGGGCGCAGCGTCGGGCCTCGGCAGGGCCGTCTGCATGGCTTTCGCCGCCGACGGCGCCTGGGTGCTGGCCGTCGACCGCAACCGCGACATGCTGGAAGAGACCTGTCTTCTGGCCGCTTCGGCGCCGGGCGAGATTTGCGCCATGGCATGCGACCTGCTGGAAGGCGATTGCGGCCAGCGCGTGGTCGACGCCTGTGTGGCGCTGGGCGGGCGACTCGATCATCTGATCAACAATGTCGGTCAGGGCGGCTCGCCACCGCTGCATCTGACGCCTGACGATCGGCTTGCCTATTTCCTGGAGGTCAACTTCATGGTGGCATTCCGCCTCTGCCGCGCCGCGATCCCGATCATGCGCCGGGCGGGCGGCGGCACCATCGTCAACATCGCGTCGGGCGTGGCCTTGCGCGGCTCCGTTCCCGGCAATACGGCCTATGTGGCCGCGAAAAGCGCCGTCATCGGCATGAGCCGGCAGATGGCCGCGGAATACGGCCGCGACGGCATACGGGTGAATGTCGTCGCGCCCGGCATCGTGCCGACCCCGGCAAACGCCGAGCGCATCGCCGGCGGCGCGTTTCAGGGAGACATCGACGCGATTCCGCTCGGCCATGTCGGGCGTCCGGAGGACGTCGCCAATGCGGTGGTTTTCCTCGCGGGTCCCAAATCCGCCTTCATCACCGGCGAAGTGCTGGCGGTGGATGGCGGATGGAGCGCAACGAAGTACAACGTCAACACCCATCCACCCTATCGCGACGCCTGACGGCCGCCCCGAAGGGCACGGCATGACCGGCGGACGACGTTGGGCAAAGACGGCGGAAGGACCAGCGCTTGGCACGAGACGGACAGGACTATCCCGGCGATATCTTCGACTATGTGATCGTAGGTGCGGGCTCCGCCGGCTGTGTGCTCGCGAACCGGCTGTCGGCCGACCCGGCGATCAGGGTCTGCCTGCTTGAGGCCGGTCCGAAGGATCGCAGCCCCTATATCCACATACCGTTGGGATTTATCGGGCTCATCCAGCATCCCGAACTGAACTGGCGCTTCATGGCGGCGCCGCAGAGCGAAATCAACGGCAGGCAGATCTACGTCCCGCGCGGACGCGTGCTGGGCGGCACGAGCTCGCTCAACGGCATGGTCTATATACGCGGCCATCCGACCGACTACGACGATTGGGCCGCGGCCGGCAACACCGGCTGGTCCTTCGCCGACGTCCTTCCCTATTTCAAGAGATCGGAAAACAACGCCAATTGGCGCAGCTCGCCGTTTCACGGTACCGACGGACCGCTCGCGGTCACCGATCACGGGCGCACCAGCAAGATGGGGCGCCTGCTGATCGAGGCCGCACAGTCGCTGCAATTCCCGGTCAATTCCGATTTCAACCAGGGCGACAAGCAGGAAGGTTTCGGCTTCCGCCAGGTGACGCAGCGGAACGGATTGCGGCAGTCTGCGGCTGCGGCCTTCCTCGCGCCGGTCCGCACGCGCCCCAACCTGAAGATCATTACCGGATGCAGCGTCGACCGGATTCGCTTTCGGGATGGCCGCGCCGTCGGCGTCGATGCCCATATGCGGGGCGAGACGACAGCCGTTCGCGCCGCACGGGAGGTCATCGTTTCGGCGGGCGCCATCGCCTCGCCGCTCATCCTCCTGCGCTCCGGCATCGGCGACGGGGACGCGCTGCGCCGCCATGGCATCGGCGTGCAACGGCATCTGCCCGGCGTCGGCCACAACCTGCAGGACCACACCTGCATCGGCATCGACGTATGCGCCCCCAAGGCTCCGTCCTACGGGATTTCGCTTCGTGCCATTCCGGCGCTGATCGCGAGCGCCTTCGAATATGCGCTGACGCGGCGCGGCATGTTCGCCAGCAATATCGTGGAGGCCGGCGGCTTCGTGCGGACCGACCCCTCTCTGCACCGGCCCAATCTGTCCTACACCTTCATGTCGGCGCGCCGGAACGTGCTCGGCGGCAGGATGGGGCGCGGACATGGCTATGCGCTCATCCCGCAGCTTCTGCGGCCGCGCAGCCGGGGCCAGGTTGCCCTCGGCGGACCGGGCTTCGACGCCCCCCCCTGGATCGACATGGGGCTGCTCAAGGACGCGGACGATCTCGAAGTGTTGCTGCAGGGGTTGAAGCTGGGACGGAGGATATTGGATACGCCGGCCTTCCGGAATTACGGCGGATTCGAAGAACTGCCGGGCCGCGAGGTCATGAGCGACGATCAGCTGCGCCGCTATATCCGGCAATTCTGCGCCACGGCATTCCACACCGTTGGAACGTGCCGCATGGGCACGGACGAGATGGCCGTTGTCGATCCGACGCTGCGGGTTCGGGGCATCGACGGCTTGCGGGTGGTCGACGGGTCCGTCATGCCGAACATCGTGGGCGGCAACACGAACGCTCCGATCATCATGATCGCCGAAAAGGCGTCGGACATGATTCTGGGACGTCCCGGGCCGGCGCCGCAGTTGGACAGATAAGGCGCGCGCGGCTCCCGCTCCGATTTTTCGATCGAACGGAGCAGAGTTGGACGCTAGCGACGCCCTGTACCAGCCCATTTTCAAAAAAAAACGCCGCCCCCCCCACTCGCTCGTGCGGTTATCACCGAATGCGGCAGCACTGGGCGCATGTCCGGTCTCCGGCCGTGCCGTAGAGACCCGCAGATCAGGTATTTTCGCGCCGCCTGGCCGCCAGTCTCCAACGCCAGATCGGAGACCACCACTTCGAGCCCCAATTAGAGGTTGGAGCTTACGCCTCGGGCTGACCGATCGAACTCTGTTTCCCTCAGGCACAGGATATGTCGGACAGTTTCCGGTATCGGCGCCCGGGCCCGACTCAAACTCGGCCGATCAGCTTCCTGGCCGCCAGAAGGTCGATGGTCGTGGGTTCATCTTCGAAATGGTCGACGATCGGGCGCAGCAATGCGCGCGCATCGCTTCGCCTTTTTTCGGCATCCCACGATTCGCAGATGGTCAGCGCGGTGCGAAGCTCCCAAAAGACGGCGCCAAGCTCGCGCG from Rhizomicrobium sp. carries:
- a CDS encoding MBL fold metallo-hydrolase — encoded protein: MSLQSGRITVQKVDELGAVLLPMTRAFPDVTREDLRHTREWYTEGSTGDDPATAIVGVPFHSFVLKVEGKNILIDTCNGNHKTRSDATPWNNDLNLPYLENLEAVGLAPEDIDVVLCTHLHFDHVGWNTRLENGRWVPTFPKARYLFTRADYEFFDKNHEEPLHLASFEDSILPVVEHGLADLVETDHVVEHEIGNGVWLEGTPGHSPGSCVVHAKRGGDQLVFSGDTFHHPLELTRPDILFFGDLDHGLAAATRRKMFERYADTSTLFLPAHFGGASAGRIQRHRHGFKFDYLDPATFKAT
- a CDS encoding TonB-dependent receptor, which translates into the protein MGVNRFSHSLLFAASAVALIAGAPARAQDAAAPPRDAGPSQGAATVETVVVTAERRSQDVQTVPIAITAASAERLQAVGITNTQQLSLIAPSLNVSNIAGGVSFFIRGVGTTASQVENQVVTYLDDVYVPDQRHVGLDLIDVDQVAVLKGPQGTLFGRNATGGVIQVSTRDPGDTPEMEVRTSLDNYFTSRSGIFVGGPITDSIRGSFTGGFTTQGNGWGHNPIANYDTFKISDDLNLRGKLIFDFGNDASLKLIADYKNMDDTAAIIEVPYPGTVLAFEPGVVGPDNYYNSRGNYPNVQHMTDGGLSADLRFKVGDLSVRSITGYRAGIDNFQFDADRTPVPAFDINVKERDHNFSQEVQVLSPEDGPFKWVLGAYYFHNYNGALPFTLHFQGPFAPGPTDLGHEFISAVETTNSFAGFGQATWEILPGTHLTGGLRYTTEKRQLFGSDTGTLNDGTPETFSTANGTGPHTITFGNWSFRGALDHQFTDDIMGYISFDRGFKSGGYNISSLTNPAFKPEQLDAYQAGLKTELFDHRLRLNAAAFYYDYRNVQVVTFTFVSQITNGAAAEMYGIDADFEAQIDDHLSLTGGLSLLHSVFTNYKNAVFTVPLGGGAYSLISGDATGNRTPFSEPVQASLGVDYTVDTDMGGLLFNVTDSYNSDYYYEADNNMRQPAYNMLNASATLTLPGDKYSVKLWGTNLLDKRVGTYAASQALGLLVSYGTAPRLFGITLDAKL
- a CDS encoding GMC family oxidoreductase N-terminal domain-containing protein; translated protein: MARDGQDYPGDIFDYVIVGAGSAGCVLANRLSADPAIRVCLLEAGPKDRSPYIHIPLGFIGLIQHPELNWRFMAAPQSEINGRQIYVPRGRVLGGTSSLNGMVYIRGHPTDYDDWAAAGNTGWSFADVLPYFKRSENNANWRSSPFHGTDGPLAVTDHGRTSKMGRLLIEAAQSLQFPVNSDFNQGDKQEGFGFRQVTQRNGLRQSAAAAFLAPVRTRPNLKIITGCSVDRIRFRDGRAVGVDAHMRGETTAVRAAREVIVSAGAIASPLILLRSGIGDGDALRRHGIGVQRHLPGVGHNLQDHTCIGIDVCAPKAPSYGISLRAIPALIASAFEYALTRRGMFASNIVEAGGFVRTDPSLHRPNLSYTFMSARRNVLGGRMGRGHGYALIPQLLRPRSRGQVALGGPGFDAPPWIDMGLLKDADDLEVLLQGLKLGRRILDTPAFRNYGGFEELPGREVMSDDQLRRYIRQFCATAFHTVGTCRMGTDEMAVVDPTLRVRGIDGLRVVDGSVMPNIVGGNTNAPIIMIAEKASDMILGRPGPAPQLDR
- a CDS encoding SDR family oxidoreductase, yielding MSVSPRVIVTGAASGLGRAVCMAFAADGAWVLAVDRNRDMLEETCLLAASAPGEICAMACDLLEGDCGQRVVDACVALGGRLDHLINNVGQGGSPPLHLTPDDRLAYFLEVNFMVAFRLCRAAIPIMRRAGGGTIVNIASGVALRGSVPGNTAYVAAKSAVIGMSRQMAAEYGRDGIRVNVVAPGIVPTPANAERIAGGAFQGDIDAIPLGHVGRPEDVANAVVFLAGPKSAFITGEVLAVDGGWSATKYNVNTHPPYRDA